Below is a genomic region from Candidatus Binatia bacterium.
ACAGGCTGCACGGCGAGTGGGCGCGGCTCAGTAGCCGTGGCTGGCAGCCGCGGGCGCGGCAAGCGCACCGGGCCACAGCCGACCCGGCCCGCGTCCCTTACTGGATCTCCAACAGCCTCGCCACGAGATCCGGGCTCAACATGCCCGTCGCCACCTCCTCGACCGGGCCCGTCATCACCAGGTCGAGATCGTCCGCGACTTCGATCGTGAGCTCGCCGCCCTCCATCAAGACGGTCACGCGGCCGCCGACGAGCCCTCGATCCCGGCAAGCGGCGGCCACCGCGCAGGCGCTCGTGCCCGACGCCAGGGTATGTCCCGCGCCCCGTTCCCAGATCAACGCACGCACGTGATCGCGCGACACCGGCTCGGCGAGCTGCACGTTGATCCGATCGGGAAAGCGCGTGTGATTCTCGATCAGCGGTCCCGCTTCGAAGAGGCGCTCGCGCGTCAGCGGCTCGCCGAAGACCACGCAGTGCGGGTTTCCCACCGATACCACCGTGACGTCCAGCCCCCGTCCGGCGACTTCCAGCCGCTTCACGCCGCGATCCACCCGCGCGCGTCCCATCTCCAGCCGCACCGCGCGGACGCGGGTCCCCTCTCGAAACACCTCGGTGCGCACCGGACCCGCCACCGTCTCGACCGAGAAAACGCTCTCGGCGGTGTAGCCGTGCTCGGCGAGGAACTTGGCCACGATGCGCAGGCCGTTGCCGCTCCGCTCGGCCTGGGATCCGTCAGGATTCCAGATCCGCACGAAGAATCGATCGTCGCTCGCGCTCACTTCGAGAACGCCGTCCGAACCCACGCCGAGATGGCGATGGCAGAAGAGGCGGACGCGCTCCGGGGTCAAGGAAATCGGAAAGCGCGCGGCGTCGACGACGATGTAGTCGTTGCCCAGGCCGTGCGATTTCACGAAATCGGCCCCGATGAGGCCCTTCTCGGACGCGGCGACCCGCGTCACGCCAGCCCC
It encodes:
- the dapF gene encoding diaminopimelate epimerase; translated protein: MTRVAASEKGLIGADFVKSHGLGNDYIVVDAARFPISLTPERVRLFCHRHLGVGSDGVLEVSASDDRFFVRIWNPDGSQAERSGNGLRIVAKFLAEHGYTAESVFSVETVAGPVRTEVFREGTRVRAVRLEMGRARVDRGVKRLEVAGRGLDVTVVSVGNPHCVVFGEPLTRERLFEAGPLIENHTRFPDRINVQLAEPVSRDHVRALIWERGAGHTLASGTSACAVAAACRDRGLVGGRVTVLMEGGELTIEVADDLDLVMTGPVEEVATGMLSPDLVARLLEIQ